From Aegilops tauschii subsp. strangulata cultivar AL8/78 chromosome 5, Aet v6.0, whole genome shotgun sequence:
TAAACAGTACAGTTTGGCATGATGCTAATTAGGCATCTAAAAGTTCAACATTATGCACCGACTGCAAGGCTCGACGACTTTTAACACGACTCCAGAGGGAACTTGCCGTTCGACATGTCTTCTGATAGCCAAACGCGCCCTGTGAGACTCCATGAGGATATCCTCCCCCATAGGGAGGCATCGGTCAGGCGGGGCCGCCATGAGGATACCCCTCTCTGCATAGAACCATCTGTTAGGTTTATCGACGCTACACCCACCAGAACTCTGACAACCATGAGTGGTGTCTAACGTGAGGCGCTCGAGCGATGTCGCATTCTCAACAATGTGGCATGTCAACTCGACCAAGCTCTTTGCGGAGCAGAAGCCGACGATTGTCACACTCTTTAGGCTGTTGTGACGCTGCTGTGGTAGCCACCTTAGGTGTGAGGAATCCTCGACAACTGAATCATGCTTCATGTAAGGCTGCCGCACCTACATAGAAAGCCAAGATGCTCGCATCAGCACTTCAGCAGTTTCACAATACACTAGTATGCTAGCAAGATTCAAGTAACTTACTTCCAAGATGAATGTCTCCAGGCAAGGAGAAGCTTCAAGAAAAGAAACCAGAGAAAGGTAATCATAAGCTGGTGAAATAGCCTCATCTCCAATTAGAGAAATATGCAAGTACTTGAGGCAGAGGAATTTGCTAGGTAGCATTGGTGTACTGATCATCTGCATAAAGATATCAATattaattactccctccgtcccataatataagagcgttttttacatTAGTGTggtgtaaaaaacgctcttatattatgggacggagggagtatattactAGGTATGTCAGATATAATATGCAAATAGCTAGTCTATACTTATCTAAACTTTCAGAATATACCTCATTAGGTGAGGATATGGCAAGTGTTTCAACATTTGGCGCATAGGACAGAAGCTTGGTCCGAGCATGCAAGACAATGTTGGACTGACCAAATTCTAAACAATCCATTTCAACATTCTTTACTTGCAATGCACTTTCGAAGAAAATCGATACTAAGCTACCAGAGAAGTGAAAAATGGAGATATTTGGAGCATTGCAATCTATCACTTGCAGATTTCTGCATAAAGACACTGTCAGGAGCCTAAGCCGCTGCAGCAGACAAGGTATCTTCAGGCAAACTATCTCAGGGCAATTCAGGACTCCCAAATGCTCCAATGCATCACAACTGTAAAGAAGGCCCTCTAGCTCATCATCAGCAACCCGCACACTACTCAGATATAACCTTGTCAAGCTTCTCCAATGACCAAGCCCAGCCGTGGGACGAAAGGCACAGATGCCTATGTCAAGATACCAAATTGAGTTTTCACTCCCATTAAGTAAAGGTGAGCATGGGAAACAGTTTTCTTCTTCCTCAGGAATATGAGGCAGAAAAAGGCTGAGTTCTTCAATTCCTGCTGTAACAGCAATACGAAGCCAACTACTGATATAACAAGAATCAACCTTGTCACAGCTAGAAAGTTCAATATTTAGTTCCTTCAAGCCAACGCCCGAGTGATTTTTCAGAATACTGTCAACTTTACTGATGAGATCTCCATTTAAACCTAGTGTTTCCTGACGCAAGTCAAGCTTGGGATAGCATCTCCATGATCTCCAAAATTTGCGTGATACACAAGCCAAGCGGGCAGCATCTCGCAGTGGCATTCGGGCATGAATACGTCGACAGATATCCTGGATACAGAAGCACAGCAGAATAGTAACTAGGGTTATAAAATAAATATATAAATCGATCTGCACAAACTTGCAGTATTGCACATTTACATAGTACAGAGGAGGGCCATGCACTGGGACGTAATCCCAAGAGAGAAAGTGTGAATATACAATTGCAATCTTACATGCATATGGCAGTCCACAAGAACAATTTGTGTGCGTTTGTGCCGGTCAACATTCAAATATCCATAGGATGATGCTATTCTATACGATGGGATACAGTCAGCTACAACAAATGAGTAAGTATAGCAACAAAGCGAAAATAAAAAATGTACATTCTGGACAGGGTATAAATAgtaaatctgaaaattttgagcCAGTAAATAGATGTAGCAAGCAAGATAAAAGAGCGGCCCTCCATTTATGGAATTCAAGCTTCCACTACTACTGGAAGCATAAAGCAATTATCTAATGTGAACAGTTTCTTAGGGATAGACAACGGTCTGCCATTCATTGTATGCACTTGTCTTGGAGAAAAGTGCTTACAGACTTACAGCTCAAGTGCTTAGCGTTTTGGCAGTGTCGCAGAATATTACACGAATGCTCAGGTAATCAAAACTAGTACTCACTCCGATCCATATTAACTTTGTAATAAATCAGCGACAATTAATATGTATCAGAGGGAGTACAACTTCTTAACATAACTATTCTTCGTGTTTATTCGGCAAGCAAACGCCGACCAGTATTTCCCTACAATCCAGATCTGTGCACCTCTAGCACACACACAATGGCGATTTACTTGCAATCTAGGTCAGTAGTTTATACCTCTGGAAGGTCGCCCAACGATCGTATCACTTCGACACAGTCACTTTGAGAATCATCATCTTGCTGGCAGGGTGAGCCCTTTGGATTGCAGATTGGAGCAATCGATCCACCTGGGATACATCAGTCACCATCACTGATGACAGTACAGAAAACAGTGGGATACAATTCACAAGCAAACTGACAGAGAATGATTGTTGATGGTCTAGAAATATACAAAGAATCTCAAAATTATGAATGTCCTTTTGCAAATCTGCTACAAGGACATAGCGCCCGCTATCCAAATTCGCTACGTCGACCCCAATCCGTTAATGGTCTGTCTAGGGCACATCGTATCAAACGTCAAAAAGAAAAAGTAAAAGGAAAATATGCACACAAATCTCCGTGTAAGATCAATGACATAGGACTTAGATGTGCGATACTTATGACACATCTACATATACTTTAGCAAAACTGCTATTTAAAACCTTGCATACATCGAGTTCCGGCCACTGACGACAGTACTGACAGAAAACAGTGGGATGCGGATTCACAAGTAAACTGACATACACCCAGTTCGTTTCCGTCGCCTCTATGGATCCCCAATCGCaccccccacccacccacccagaatAAACAACGTTGCTGCGGACCTAATAGATAAGTGACTCAGCTTGGAACTACGCTGAGACTAATATCAGTTATTAACCCCATCGAATAGATCTAATAGGTTAAGGAGATTAAAGGGGGTCAGCAAATGAGCATACGCTGAGACAAATTTACGAAAGTTCGAGAAATGGAAGAGGGGGCAGGGGGCGTACGGTCTGGGGTTTCCCCCGTCAGCGGCGGAGGATCCTGCATCTGCATGTAGGGTGTGTTTGGTACAGGTCATCGAGTGGAATGGAATGGGTCCAACCTGTCTTTGGAATGTTCGGTACGCAGGCAGAACGGAACCCACTCGTTTCCAGAAAAGAAATATTCGGCCCAGATTCGTAACAGAGTCGTTCCTCCAAATCGAGCGGACGACAGGGAACCGCTCGCTCTCGTGACTCTCAACACCCGCATATCTCCTTCCCTCATCTCTCCCTTGCATCTGGCAGGCACCGGGAGGCGGCTGAGGCGAGCGGCGGCGGGTTGCAACAGGCGGCGGCGGATCGATTCCAAGCGTGCTCCCAGCCTCACCGCCAGCACACTCGCAGCTGACGCTGGCGGCGACGACCCGGTCGTGACCGTCCCATCCCTTTCTCGTCGAATCTGACAAGGtccagcgacggcggcggccatCTCTGGTAGCCGCGTTGGTTGCCTTTCCTTTCAACTTGCTGCCAGTCATCGTC
This genomic window contains:
- the LOC109767438 gene encoding F-box/LRR-repeat protein At3g03360-like — protein: MTGSKLKGKATNAATRDGRRRRWTLSDSTRKGWDGHDRVVAASVSCECAGGGSIAPICNPKGSPCQQDDDSQSDCVEVIRSLGDLPEDICRRIHARMPLRDAARLACVSRKFWRSWRCYPKLDLRQETLGLNGDLISKVDSILKNHSGVGLKELNIELSSCDKVDSCYISSWLRIAVTAGIEELSLFLPHIPEEEENCFPCSPLLNGSENSIWYLDIGICAFRPTAGLGHWRSLTRLYLSSVRVADDELEGLLYSCDALEHLGVLNCPEIVCLKIPCLLQRLRLLTVSLCRNLQVIDCNAPNISIFHFSGSLVSIFFESALQVKNVEMDCLEFGQSNIVLHARTKLLSYAPNVETLAISSPNEMISTPMLPSKFLCLKYLHISLIGDEAISPAYDYLSLVSFLEASPCLETFILEVRQPYMKHDSVVEDSSHLRWLPQQRHNSLKSVTIVGFCSAKSLVELTCHIVENATSLERLTLDTTHGCQNGSMQRGDILMESHRARLAIRRHVERQVPSGVVLKVVEPCSRCIMLNF